A genome region from Myxococcales bacterium includes the following:
- a CDS encoding GMC family oxidoreductase, producing the protein MVALPRPAVAQDRIPAGVITRDAVHGDLALEADVVIVGSGAGGATLAAELAECGLDVVIVEEGRYYTTRDFTADASAAVRTLYRDGGASMAIGDPPVLFQEGRAVGGSTVINGGMSWRTPERILDRWWREAGIDGVRPADMEPYFARVERRIHVAGQDPESIGEDNHLLKRGADAMGWKVIPNLRNQVHCPGSNNCAFGCPTGAKQSALVSYIPRALHFGARLLSDVRVERVVMAGKRATGIVGRVVGADGRPGHRISVQAKLTVAACGAIQTPALLARSGVRSPSGRLGHNLSLHPNVKLSAVFDQPVRGWEGVHQAFQVREFEGEGLLFAAVNIPPGILAMTSHPRGAELHRLMVDYDKTVVAGMLCEDTATGRVRTIAGRPQAFYQLAEFDAHKLIRGVALLAELLFAAGARRIATPFAGVPELTSADDTRALYAHPIARKAMEVVTVHMMGTAAMGTDRARAVTDGHGYVHDADALMVCDASLFPTPIGVNPMETIMALATRAAAHVLDTWT; encoded by the coding sequence ATGGTGGCCCTGCCTCGCCCCGCGGTCGCGCAGGATCGGATCCCCGCCGGCGTCATCACCCGCGACGCCGTCCACGGCGACCTCGCGCTCGAGGCCGACGTCGTGATCGTCGGCTCCGGCGCCGGCGGCGCCACGCTGGCGGCCGAGCTGGCCGAGTGCGGGCTCGACGTGGTGATCGTCGAGGAGGGCCGCTACTACACGACCCGCGACTTCACCGCCGACGCCTCGGCCGCGGTCCGGACGCTGTACCGCGACGGCGGCGCGTCGATGGCGATCGGCGATCCGCCGGTGCTGTTCCAGGAGGGCCGCGCGGTCGGCGGCTCGACGGTGATCAACGGCGGCATGTCGTGGCGCACGCCCGAGCGCATCCTCGATCGCTGGTGGCGCGAGGCCGGCATCGACGGCGTCCGCCCCGCCGACATGGAGCCGTACTTCGCCCGGGTCGAGCGCCGCATCCACGTCGCCGGCCAGGATCCCGAGTCGATCGGGGAGGACAACCACCTGCTCAAGCGCGGCGCCGACGCGATGGGCTGGAAGGTCATCCCCAACCTGCGCAACCAGGTCCACTGCCCGGGCTCGAACAACTGCGCGTTCGGGTGCCCGACCGGCGCCAAGCAGTCGGCGCTGGTCAGCTACATCCCCCGCGCGCTGCACTTCGGCGCGCGGCTCCTGTCGGACGTCCGGGTCGAGCGCGTCGTGATGGCCGGCAAGCGCGCGACCGGCATCGTCGGCCGCGTCGTCGGCGCCGACGGCCGGCCCGGGCACCGGATCAGCGTCCAGGCGAAGCTGACGGTCGCGGCCTGCGGCGCGATCCAGACCCCGGCGCTGCTCGCGCGGTCGGGCGTGCGCTCGCCGTCGGGCCGGCTCGGCCACAACCTGTCGCTGCACCCCAACGTCAAGCTGTCGGCGGTGTTCGATCAGCCGGTCCGCGGCTGGGAGGGCGTGCACCAGGCCTTCCAGGTGCGCGAGTTCGAGGGCGAGGGCCTGCTGTTCGCGGCGGTCAACATCCCGCCCGGCATCCTGGCGATGACCTCGCACCCGCGCGGCGCCGAGCTGCACCGGCTGATGGTCGACTACGACAAGACCGTCGTCGCCGGCATGCTGTGCGAGGACACCGCGACCGGGCGCGTCCGCACGATCGCCGGCCGCCCCCAGGCGTTCTACCAGCTGGCCGAGTTCGACGCGCACAAGCTGATCCGCGGCGTGGCGCTGCTGGCCGAGCTGTTGTTCGCGGCCGGCGCGCGGCGGATCGCGACGCCGTTCGCGGGCGTGCCCGAGCTGACCTCGGCCGACGACACCCGCGCGCTCTACGCCCACCCGATCGCGCGCAAGGCGATGGAGGTCGTGACCGTCCACATGATGGGCACCGCGGCCATGGGCACCGATCGCGCGCGCGCGGTCACCGACGGCCACGGCTACGTCCACGACGCCGACGCGCTGATGGTCTGCGACGCCAGCCTGTTCCCCACGCCGATCGGCGTGAACCCGATGGAGACGATCATGGCGCTGGCCACCCGGGCCGCCGCGCACGTGCTCGACACCTGGACCTGA
- a CDS encoding GntR family transcriptional regulator: protein MLAPVSASTLPATATAVEAVVESLLAEILRGTFGPGTRLPAEREMARMLGASRPTLREALRRLGEWNLVEPRRGSGIVVRPRAEWTIEVLPAFLRYGRPPDGTTTLDLLRDLLALRRTLIGEIVKLIAARMPAGGTTAARAQVERAWAARDRPAAFVHEDFLVMRAVVEATGFLPAVWMLNRIAGVYLDIATVVTVRVPDDYVVAATGYLDALDRKDGATAATRITAYLDRHDAAMLGGPT from the coding sequence ATGCTCGCCCCTGTCTCCGCGTCCACGCTACCAGCCACCGCGACCGCCGTCGAGGCCGTCGTCGAGTCGCTCCTCGCCGAGATCCTGCGCGGCACCTTCGGGCCGGGCACGCGGCTGCCGGCCGAGCGCGAGATGGCGCGCATGCTCGGCGCGAGCCGCCCGACCCTGCGCGAGGCGCTGCGCCGCCTGGGCGAGTGGAACCTGGTCGAGCCCCGCCGCGGGTCCGGCATCGTCGTGCGGCCCCGGGCCGAGTGGACGATCGAGGTGTTGCCGGCGTTCCTGCGCTACGGCCGGCCGCCCGACGGCACCACCACGCTCGACCTGCTGCGCGATCTGCTGGCGCTGCGGCGCACGCTGATCGGTGAGATCGTCAAGCTGATCGCGGCGCGCATGCCGGCCGGCGGCACGACCGCCGCCCGGGCCCAGGTCGAGCGCGCCTGGGCCGCGCGCGATCGCCCGGCCGCGTTCGTCCACGAGGACTTCCTGGTCATGCGGGCGGTGGTCGAGGCCACCGGGTTCCTGCCGGCGGTGTGGATGCTCAACCGGATCGCCGGGGTCTACCTCGACATCGCCACGGTCGTGACCGTCCGGGTTCCGGACGACTACGTCGTCGCGGCCACCGGCTACCTCGACGCGCTCGATCGCAAGGACGGCGCCACCGCCGCGACGCGCATCACCGCCTACCTCGATCGCCACGACGCCGCCATGCTGGGAGGCCCGACGTGA
- the lon gene encoding endopeptidase La, translating to MSKAKAGQDQPVEIPDVLPILPLRNSVLFPGSIIPIDVGRRKSVRLVEDAIAKERPVIGILTQKDARTEDPVSGDLYMVGCAARILKVIKLAKDNFSVILQGVSRFEVTGFDGAEPFLAAKVRAVPDPTTSDVELDALVMNLKDIAKRVVKLMDAVPKEAGALVDSVTEPGHLADLITANLELEVNEKQDVLETFDIKNRTRKVLQFLSRQLEVLKVRERINTQVQEEMGRNQREYVLRQQLKAIKEELGELDDGGGDLDEFGEKILKAKMPEEAEKAAKKQLDRLKGMQPSSAEYTVTRTYLEWLVELPWSISTEDKIELKEVRRCLDEDHYDLDKVKKRIVEYMAVRKLKDDKKGPILCLAGPPGVGKTSLGRSVARAIGRKFGRISLGGVRDEAEIRGHRRTYVGSLPGRIIQGIKKAGTNNPVFVLDEIDKLGHDFRGDPSSALLEVLDPEQNSSFSDHYLEVTFDLSKVMFIATANQLDPIPWALRDRLEIIELPGYTRQEKKQIARAFLVPKQLDEHGLGGEAKRAEISDDAVLEIIDSYTREAGVRNLEREIGSVCRGVAVKVAEGNAAEHEVVGVDAVHDYLGPIKFVSEVADRTSEPGVCTGLAWTSVGGDILFIEATKMPGKGKLTLTGQLGDVMKESVTAALSVVRSRAASLGLDPGNFLENVDLHVHVPAGSVPKDGPSAGVTMYTALVSLLIGVPVRPDVAMTGEITLRGNVLQIGGLKEKLLAAHRAGIKRVIIPDRNMKDLIDVPDEVKNEMEILPVKKMDEVLAYALKDPPQSILDLAAAARADS from the coding sequence ATGTCCAAGGCCAAGGCTGGTCAAGACCAGCCTGTCGAGATCCCAGACGTCCTGCCGATCTTGCCCCTGCGCAACTCGGTCTTGTTTCCGGGGTCGATCATCCCGATCGACGTCGGCCGGCGCAAGTCGGTCCGGCTGGTCGAGGACGCGATCGCGAAGGAGCGACCGGTCATCGGCATCCTGACCCAGAAGGACGCGCGCACCGAGGACCCGGTGTCGGGCGACCTGTACATGGTCGGCTGCGCCGCGCGCATCCTCAAGGTCATCAAGCTCGCCAAGGACAACTTCTCGGTGATCCTCCAGGGCGTCAGCCGCTTCGAGGTCACCGGCTTCGACGGCGCCGAGCCGTTCCTCGCGGCCAAGGTCCGGGCCGTGCCCGACCCGACGACGTCGGACGTCGAGCTCGACGCGCTGGTGATGAACCTCAAGGACATCGCCAAGCGGGTCGTCAAGCTGATGGACGCGGTGCCCAAGGAGGCCGGCGCGCTGGTCGACTCGGTCACCGAGCCCGGCCACCTCGCCGATCTGATCACCGCCAACCTCGAGCTCGAGGTCAACGAGAAGCAGGACGTCCTCGAGACATTCGACATCAAGAACCGGACCCGCAAGGTGCTGCAGTTCCTGTCGCGCCAGCTCGAGGTGCTCAAGGTGCGCGAGCGCATCAACACCCAGGTGCAGGAGGAGATGGGCCGCAACCAGCGCGAGTACGTGCTGCGCCAGCAGCTCAAGGCCATCAAGGAGGAGCTGGGCGAGCTCGACGACGGCGGCGGCGACCTCGACGAGTTCGGCGAGAAGATCCTCAAGGCCAAGATGCCCGAGGAGGCCGAGAAGGCCGCCAAGAAGCAGCTCGACCGCCTGAAGGGCATGCAGCCGTCGAGCGCCGAGTACACGGTCACGCGCACCTACCTCGAGTGGCTGGTCGAGCTGCCCTGGAGCATCTCGACCGAGGACAAGATCGAGCTCAAGGAGGTGCGGCGCTGCCTCGACGAGGATCACTACGACCTCGACAAGGTCAAGAAGCGCATCGTCGAGTACATGGCCGTCCGCAAGCTCAAGGACGACAAGAAGGGACCGATCCTGTGCCTGGCGGGCCCGCCCGGCGTCGGCAAGACCTCGCTCGGACGCTCGGTCGCGCGCGCGATCGGCCGCAAGTTCGGCCGGATCTCGCTCGGCGGCGTCCGTGACGAGGCCGAGATCCGTGGCCACCGGCGCACCTACGTCGGGTCGCTGCCGGGCCGGATCATCCAGGGCATCAAGAAGGCCGGGACCAACAACCCGGTGTTCGTGCTCGACGAGATCGACAAGCTCGGCCACGACTTCCGCGGCGATCCGTCGTCGGCGCTGCTCGAGGTGCTCGACCCCGAGCAGAACTCGTCGTTCTCGGATCACTACCTCGAGGTCACCTTCGATCTGTCGAAGGTGATGTTCATCGCGACCGCCAACCAGCTCGACCCGATCCCCTGGGCCCTGCGCGACCGCCTCGAGATCATCGAGCTGCCGGGCTACACCCGGCAGGAGAAGAAGCAGATCGCGCGCGCGTTCCTGGTGCCCAAGCAGCTCGACGAGCACGGCCTCGGCGGTGAGGCGAAGCGGGCCGAGATCTCCGACGACGCGGTCCTCGAGATCATCGACAGCTACACGCGCGAGGCCGGCGTCCGCAACCTCGAGCGCGAGATCGGCAGCGTCTGCCGCGGGGTCGCGGTCAAGGTGGCCGAGGGCAACGCCGCCGAGCACGAGGTCGTCGGGGTCGACGCGGTCCACGACTACCTCGGGCCGATCAAGTTCGTGTCCGAGGTGGCCGATCGCACCAGCGAGCCGGGCGTCTGCACCGGCCTGGCGTGGACCTCGGTCGGCGGCGACATCCTGTTCATCGAGGCGACCAAGATGCCCGGCAAGGGCAAGCTGACCTTGACCGGTCAGCTCGGCGACGTGATGAAGGAGTCGGTCACCGCCGCGCTGTCGGTGGTGCGCAGCCGGGCCGCGTCCCTGGGCCTGGACCCCGGCAACTTCCTCGAGAACGTCGACCTGCACGTCCACGTGCCGGCGGGCTCGGTGCCCAAGGACGGCCCCTCGGCCGGCGTCACGATGTACACCGCGCTGGTGTCGCTCCTGATCGGCGTGCCGGTCCGGCCCGACGTCGCGATGACCGGCGAGATCACGCTGCGCGGCAACGTGCTGCAGATCGGCGGCCTCAAGGAGAAGCTCCTCGCGGCCCACCGCGCCGGCATCAAGCGGGTGATCATCCCCGACCGCAACATGAAGGACCTCATCGACGTCCCCGACGAGGTCAAGAACGAGATGGAGATCCTGCCGGTCAAGAAGATGGACGAGGTCCTGGCCTACGCGCTCAAGGACCCGCCGCAGTCGATCCTCGACCTGGCCGCGGCGGCCCGGGCCGACAGCTAG